A stretch of the Streptomyces sp. NBC_01428 genome encodes the following:
- a CDS encoding inositol monophosphatase family protein codes for MIEDIETIDEFLAHRTSDVEEVIRQAAAAEIMPRFRQLAAHEIDQKSGPHDLVTDADRKAEEFLTEALTALLPGSVVVGEEAVHADPASYGAIGGTAPVWIVDPVDGTRQFVHGDSGFCTLVALVLDGVVHASWTFAPAREEFATAIRGRGAVLDGVPLRSGSPEPGRDLDIAMSHPDYTTDDQKRALLGLRSEGVVARPCGSAGLEYLAVARGELDATAFSWEAAWDHAAGLLLVEEAGGAHRTLGGEPFRVTGGNALPFTAARDEATARRVVALLEPRSEQVAAGA; via the coding sequence ATGATCGAAGACATCGAAACCATCGACGAGTTTCTCGCGCACCGCACGTCCGACGTGGAAGAAGTGATCCGGCAGGCGGCCGCCGCGGAGATCATGCCCCGGTTCCGGCAGCTCGCCGCGCACGAGATCGACCAGAAGTCCGGCCCGCACGACCTGGTGACGGACGCGGACCGCAAGGCCGAGGAGTTCCTGACCGAGGCGTTGACCGCGCTGCTGCCCGGCTCGGTGGTGGTCGGCGAGGAGGCGGTGCACGCCGACCCCGCCAGCTACGGGGCGATCGGGGGCACGGCGCCGGTGTGGATCGTCGACCCGGTCGACGGCACCCGGCAGTTCGTGCACGGCGACTCCGGTTTCTGCACCCTGGTGGCGCTCGTGCTGGACGGCGTGGTGCACGCGTCGTGGACGTTCGCACCGGCGCGGGAGGAGTTCGCCACCGCGATTCGGGGGAGGGGCGCCGTTCTGGACGGTGTGCCCCTGCGTTCGGGTTCGCCCGAGCCGGGCCGTGACCTCGACATAGCGATGTCGCACCCGGACTACACGACGGACGACCAGAAGCGTGCTCTGCTCGGGCTGCGTTCCGAGGGGGTCGTCGCGCGCCCGTGCGGTTCGGCGGGTCTGGAGTATCTGGCGGTCGCCCGCGGCGAGTTGGATGCCACCGCGTTCTCGTGGGAGGCGGCCTGGGACCACGCCGCGGGGCTGCTGCTGGTGGAGGAGGCGGGTGGCGCGCACCGGACGCTCGGCGGCGAGCCGTTCCGCGTGACCGGGGGGAACGCGCTGCCGTTCACGGCCGCCCGGGACGAGGCCACGGCGCGTCGGGTGGTGGCGTTGCTGGAGCCGCGGTCCGAGCAGGTGGCCGCCGGGGCCTGA
- a CDS encoding methylated-DNA--[protein]-cysteine S-methyltransferase, with protein MKQHMVIDSPYGPLTLVADDGVLCGLYMVGQRHRPQEETFGERDDTLFDEVTEQLDAYFAGELKEFTVELRLAGTPFQRSVWDRLRQIPYGETRSYGELAEALGNLGASRAVGLANGKNPVGIIVPCHRVVGASGGLTGYGGGLDRKQRLLDFESGAALF; from the coding sequence GTGAAACAGCACATGGTCATCGACAGCCCCTACGGGCCCCTCACCCTCGTCGCCGACGACGGTGTCCTGTGCGGCCTCTACATGGTCGGCCAGCGCCACCGCCCCCAGGAGGAGACCTTCGGCGAGCGCGACGACACCCTCTTCGACGAGGTGACGGAGCAGCTCGACGCCTACTTCGCGGGCGAGTTGAAGGAGTTCACCGTCGAACTGCGGCTGGCGGGAACGCCGTTCCAGCGCAGCGTGTGGGACCGGTTGCGGCAGATCCCCTACGGCGAGACCCGCTCGTACGGCGAACTCGCCGAAGCCCTCGGCAACCTGGGCGCCTCCCGCGCGGTCGGCCTCGCCAACGGGAAGAACCCCGTCGGCATCATCGTGCCCTGCCACCGCGTCGTCGGCGCGAGCGGCGGCCTCACGGGCTACGGCGGCGGCCTGGACCGCAAGCAGCGCCTGCTGGACTTCGAGAGCGGAGCGGCCCTCTTCTGA
- a CDS encoding BlaI/MecI/CopY family transcriptional regulator: MAGTGPDRRAQRRSAGMLESEVLAALWATEDALTPAEIQAEIAGGLAYNTVHTILKRLYDKGLVLRDVDGRRGAYRPAKDAAELTAAAMREALDRGPDPIAALQHFVTALSPQEEQALRALLRGDGRPGPTRA; encoded by the coding sequence ATGGCTGGGACAGGCCCCGACAGAAGGGCGCAGCGGCGCAGCGCGGGCATGCTGGAGAGCGAAGTGCTCGCCGCCCTGTGGGCCACCGAGGACGCGCTCACCCCCGCCGAGATCCAGGCCGAGATCGCGGGCGGTCTCGCCTACAACACGGTCCACACGATCCTCAAGCGTCTGTACGACAAGGGTCTGGTGCTGCGTGACGTGGACGGCCGGCGCGGCGCGTACCGGCCCGCCAAGGACGCGGCGGAGCTGACCGCCGCGGCCATGCGCGAGGCCCTCGACCGCGGGCCCGACCCGATCGCCGCGCTCCAGCACTTCGTGACCGCCCTCAGCCCTCAGGAGGAGCAGGCACTGCGGGCCCTCCTGCGGGGCGACGGACGTCCTGGGCCGACGCGCGCGTGA
- a CDS encoding DNA-3-methyladenine glycosylase 2 family protein, which translates to MHTETERCLRAVQSKDARFDGWFFTAVTTTRIYCRPSCPVVPPKPQNMTFFPSAAACQQAGFRACKRCRPDTSPGSPEWNHRADLVARAMRLIGDGIVDREGVPGLATRLGYSTRQIERQLLAELGAGPLSLARAQRAQTARLLIETTPLPMAEIAFAAGFSSIRTFNDTVREVFALSPTELRARLPRKGAAAAAGVTHTPGVLNLRLPFRAPLHPDNLFGHLAATAVPGVEEWRDGAYRRTLRLPYGHGIVGLTPTPDHIACRLSLSDLRDLPVAISRCRRLLDLDADPVAVDDQLRGDPLLAPLVDKAPGRRVPRTVDEAEFAVRAVLGQQVSTAAARTHAARLVVAHGDPVDDPEGGLTHLFPTPAALAALDPASLAMPRTRRTTFTTLVAELAEGRLHLGMESDWTEARARLLELPGFGPWTVDVIAMRALGDPDAFLPTDLGIRYAAKELGLPSTPAALTARAAAWRPWRAYAVQYLWATASHPINFLPA; encoded by the coding sequence ATGCACACCGAAACGGAGCGCTGTCTGCGTGCCGTCCAGTCGAAGGACGCGCGCTTCGACGGATGGTTCTTCACCGCCGTCACCACCACCAGGATCTACTGCCGGCCCAGCTGCCCGGTCGTGCCGCCGAAGCCGCAGAACATGACGTTCTTCCCCAGCGCGGCCGCCTGCCAGCAGGCCGGGTTCCGCGCCTGCAAGCGATGCCGCCCGGACACCAGCCCCGGCTCGCCCGAGTGGAACCACCGCGCCGACCTCGTGGCCCGCGCGATGCGGCTGATCGGCGACGGGATCGTCGACCGCGAAGGCGTACCCGGCCTCGCCACCCGCCTCGGCTACAGCACCCGGCAGATCGAGCGGCAACTGCTCGCCGAACTGGGCGCGGGCCCCCTCTCCCTCGCCCGGGCACAGCGCGCCCAGACCGCCCGGCTGCTCATCGAGACGACGCCGCTGCCGATGGCCGAGATCGCCTTCGCCGCGGGCTTCTCCTCGATCCGCACCTTCAACGACACGGTGCGCGAGGTCTTCGCCCTGTCGCCGACCGAGCTGCGGGCCCGCCTGCCCAGGAAAGGGGCCGCAGCCGCCGCGGGAGTCACGCACACCCCGGGCGTCCTGAACCTCCGGCTGCCGTTCCGCGCCCCGCTCCATCCGGACAACCTCTTCGGACACCTCGCCGCCACCGCCGTACCCGGCGTGGAGGAGTGGCGCGACGGCGCCTACCGGCGGACCCTGCGACTGCCCTACGGACACGGGATCGTCGGCCTCACTCCCACGCCGGACCACATCGCGTGCCGGCTCAGCCTCAGCGACCTGCGCGACCTGCCCGTCGCGATCAGCCGCTGCCGCCGCCTGCTCGACCTGGACGCCGACCCGGTCGCCGTCGACGACCAACTGCGCGGGGACCCGCTGCTCGCGCCCCTGGTCGACAAGGCGCCCGGCCGCCGGGTGCCGCGCACGGTCGACGAGGCCGAGTTCGCCGTACGGGCCGTGCTGGGGCAGCAGGTCTCCACGGCCGCCGCCCGGACGCACGCGGCCCGGCTGGTCGTCGCGCACGGCGACCCGGTCGACGACCCGGAGGGCGGCCTCACCCACCTCTTCCCCACGCCGGCGGCGCTCGCCGCGCTCGACCCCGCATCGCTCGCGATGCCCCGGACCCGCCGCACCACCTTCACCACCTTGGTGGCCGAACTCGCCGAGGGGAGACTGCACTTGGGGATGGAGAGCGACTGGACGGAGGCCAGGGCGCGGCTGCTGGAGCTGCCCGGGTTCGGCCCCTGGACCGTCGACGTGATCGCGATGCGTGCCCTCGGCGACCCGGACGCCTTCCTCCCCACCGACCTCGGCATCCGGTACGCGGCCAAGGAACTGGGCCTCCCGTCCACGCCCGCGGCCCTCACCGCCCGGGCCGCGGCCTGGCGCCCCTGGCGGGCCTACGCGGTCCAGTACCTGTGGGCCACGGCCAGTCACCCGATCAACTTCCTCCCCGCGTGA
- a CDS encoding lysylphosphatidylglycerol synthase domain-containing protein: MTGPPGVPSTSPSRGDGDGMPAATYRRDVAYRRAAVAGGEPSTALPGPGPRLRGRISWHAGFSLVVLVCAAYLAHRHWPVVVSGAARLAGADRGWLLVATAAAGATWASSALAQQGATTVPLPAGRLVAVQFAAASANHVLPSGLGASAVNLRFLTRCGLPVPQAATALAVKAGAGAVARSCLIAGLALACPGALRIPRAPATAWTVAACAAAVVVAAVAVVLLAGPLRRAVRRVLLDVRAVHEVPARAAALWGGALGSAALHSAVVVAVTQAIGLPLPPARVALAFLAASSAAVLLPTPGVLGSLDAALALALTLAGAPVGAAASTVLGYRLLTSWLPLVPGLVTLGILVRRRVL, translated from the coding sequence ATGACCGGTCCGCCCGGCGTGCCGTCGACGTCCCCGTCGCGCGGGGACGGCGACGGCATGCCGGCGGCCACGTATCGACGTGATGTCGCGTACCGGCGGGCGGCCGTGGCGGGCGGGGAGCCGTCGACGGCGCTGCCGGGGCCGGGGCCCCGGCTGCGCGGACGGATCTCCTGGCATGCCGGGTTCTCGCTGGTCGTGCTCGTGTGCGCGGCCTACCTCGCCCACCGGCACTGGCCCGTGGTGGTGTCCGGTGCCGCCCGGCTCGCGGGCGCCGACCGGGGCTGGCTGCTCGTGGCGACCGCCGCGGCCGGCGCGACCTGGGCCTCCTCGGCCCTCGCCCAACAGGGCGCGACCACGGTGCCGTTACCCGCGGGCCGGCTCGTCGCGGTGCAGTTCGCCGCGGCCTCCGCGAACCACGTCCTGCCCTCCGGACTCGGCGCGAGCGCCGTCAACCTGCGCTTCCTGACCCGCTGCGGCCTGCCCGTCCCCCAGGCCGCGACCGCGCTCGCCGTGAAGGCCGGTGCCGGAGCCGTCGCGCGGAGCTGTCTGATCGCCGGCCTCGCCCTGGCCTGCCCCGGCGCGCTGCGGATCCCGCGGGCGCCGGCGACCGCGTGGACGGTGGCGGCCTGCGCGGCGGCCGTCGTGGTGGCCGCCGTCGCCGTGGTGCTCCTGGCCGGACCGCTGCGGCGCGCCGTGCGCCGCGTCCTGCTCGACGTGCGCGCCGTCCACGAGGTGCCCGCCCGGGCGGCCGCCCTGTGGGGCGGCGCCCTCGGCTCCGCCGCGCTGCACTCCGCCGTCGTCGTCGCCGTCACCCAGGCCATCGGCCTGCCCCTGCCGCCCGCGCGGGTGGCGCTCGCCTTCCTCGCCGCGAGCAGCGCCGCCGTCCTGCTGCCCACCCCCGGCGTCCTCGGCTCCCTCGACGCCGCGCTCGCCCTCGCCCTCACCCTCGCGGGCGCGCCCGTCGGCGCGGCGGCGTCCACGGTGCTCGGCTACCGGCTGCTGACCAGCTGGCTTCCCCTCGTCCCGGGGCTGGTGACGCTGGGGATCCTGGTCCGGCGCCGGGTCCTGTGA
- a CDS encoding O-acetyl-ADP-ribose deacetylase: MTTITLVKGDITRQSADAVVNAANSSLLGGGGVDGAIHRRGGPAILADCRRLRAGHYGKGLATGRAVATTAGDLDARWVIHTVGPRYARDEDRSELLASCYRESLRVADELGARTVAFPAVSAGIYGWPMDDAARIAVETVRATRTDVEEVRFVLFDESAYDAFEARI, translated from the coding sequence ATGACCACGATCACGCTGGTCAAGGGCGACATCACCCGGCAGAGTGCCGACGCCGTGGTCAACGCGGCGAACTCCTCGCTGCTGGGCGGCGGGGGCGTCGACGGGGCGATCCACCGGCGGGGCGGCCCCGCGATCCTCGCCGACTGCCGCAGGCTCCGCGCCGGCCACTACGGCAAGGGCCTCGCCACCGGCCGGGCGGTCGCCACCACGGCGGGCGACCTGGACGCCCGCTGGGTGATCCACACCGTCGGCCCGCGCTACGCCCGGGACGAGGACCGTTCGGAGCTGTTGGCGTCCTGCTACCGGGAGTCGCTGCGGGTCGCCGACGAACTGGGCGCCCGCACGGTCGCCTTCCCCGCCGTCTCCGCGGGTATCTACGGCTGGCCGATGGACGACGCGGCCCGGATCGCGGTGGAGACGGTGCGCGCCACGAGGACCGATGTCGAGGAGGTCCGTTTCGTGCTGTTCGACGAGTCCGCCTACGACGCGTTCGAGGCGCGGATCTGA
- a CDS encoding DUF4232 domain-containing protein, with product MGLRGMTLTLTNCGKRSYAVDGYPDVVAVLGPEGTRVGGVRAVAGTDQVPMAPPDPGPKAFVLRPGERARAGLYWRMAAEEGSYLRMAPRKGQAAVTLPLPDPLDIGPRNTLGATAWVPAG from the coding sequence ATGGGGCTGCGGGGCATGACGCTCACCCTCACCAACTGCGGGAAACGGTCGTACGCGGTCGACGGCTACCCGGATGTCGTGGCGGTCCTCGGCCCCGAGGGCACGCGGGTCGGCGGTGTGCGTGCGGTGGCGGGGACGGACCAGGTGCCGATGGCACCTCCGGATCCGGGGCCGAAGGCGTTCGTGCTGCGGCCGGGTGAGCGTGCCCGGGCGGGTCTGTACTGGCGGATGGCGGCCGAGGAGGGCTCGTATCTGCGGATGGCTCCGCGCAAGGGGCAGGCGGCCGTCACGCTGCCGTTGCCGGACCCGCTGGACATCGGTCCGCGGAACACGCTGGGCGCGACGGCGTGGGTGCCGGCGGGCTGA
- a CDS encoding endonuclease/exonuclease/phosphatase family protein, producing the protein MTASEADPRGRARAGRVRFATFNVLHGRPMRDGRPVALPPGCGPDAPLVRAVASLDADVLALQELERLQERSGRVDQARAAAEGAGAPYWRYASAFTTGPAPTGGQTPEPHERPLHVYGPDRTGPGAGADDGVPSHGIALLSRLPVRHWRARRLAPAPVPMPLRTPGRRGLTVSWDQPRAALAAVLEGSRGPFTVVALHLSFVPGWNVRQLLDVRAWTADLPGPRILLGDLNLTGVLPRAVLNSPARKGRTELRRTPDASPGLSRAWHDLARTPTYPAHRPLVQFDHVLANGIAPDAATGVATPPTEVSDHRPLVLELPL; encoded by the coding sequence ATGACAGCCTCCGAGGCGGATCCCCGCGGCCGGGCGCGTGCCGGCCGGGTGCGGTTCGCGACGTTCAACGTGCTGCACGGCCGGCCGATGCGCGACGGGCGGCCCGTCGCCCTCCCGCCAGGATGCGGGCCCGACGCGCCACTGGTGCGAGCCGTCGCCTCCCTGGACGCGGACGTGCTGGCCCTTCAGGAACTGGAGCGCCTCCAGGAACGATCGGGCCGGGTGGACCAGGCGCGGGCCGCCGCCGAGGGCGCCGGGGCACCGTACTGGCGCTACGCGTCCGCGTTCACCACCGGTCCGGCACCGACCGGCGGACAGACACCCGAACCGCACGAGCGGCCGCTCCACGTGTACGGCCCCGACCGGACCGGCCCCGGGGCGGGGGCGGACGACGGCGTTCCCTCGCACGGCATCGCCCTGCTGTCCCGGCTGCCCGTACGGCACTGGAGAGCACGCCGGCTGGCACCCGCACCGGTGCCCATGCCGCTGCGGACACCGGGGCGGCGCGGACTCACCGTGTCCTGGGACCAGCCGCGGGCCGCGCTGGCCGCCGTACTGGAGGGCAGCCGCGGCCCGTTCACCGTCGTGGCACTGCATCTGTCGTTCGTCCCGGGCTGGAACGTCCGGCAGTTGCTCGACGTCCGCGCCTGGACGGCCGACCTGCCCGGCCCCCGGATACTGCTCGGCGACCTCAACCTGACCGGCGTCCTCCCGAGAGCCGTCCTCAACTCCCCCGCGCGCAAAGGCCGCACGGAGCTCCGGCGGACACCGGACGCCTCTCCGGGGCTGTCGCGCGCCTGGCACGACCTGGCCCGCACGCCGACCTATCCGGCGCACCGCCCCCTCGTCCAGTTCGACCACGTCCTCGCGAACGGGATCGCGCCGGACGCGGCCACCGGCGTGGCCACACCGCCGACCGAGGTCTCCGACCACCGCCCGCTGGTCCTCGAACTGCCCCTGTGA
- a CDS encoding phytoene desaturase family protein — protein sequence MLDAVVVGAGPNGLTAAVELARRGFSVAVFEARGTVGGGARTEELTLPGFLHDPCSAAHPLGVNSPAFRAMPLERYGLEWLHAELPMAHPFLDGSAAVLARSVAETAASFGPRDAGAYRRLVTPFLSKWDTLAHDFMSLPLTSLPRDPVTLARFGLAGLPPSTWLMRRFRDERAQALFAGLVAHVIAPLGGIGTGAVGLVFALAAHARGWPVARGGSQSVSDALTAYLLDLGGTVHTDYEVKRLDDLPPARAYVFDTSPTALARIAGFGRYYEGYRYGAGVFKVDYALDGPVPWTAREARSAGTVQVGASRAEIGTALRAASREGRAPDAPFLITVQPSVVDPSRAPEGKQVFWAYGHVPNGWTGDLTDAIERQLERFAPGFRDRVLARATAGPPELAARDANYVGGDIACGAASGLQLLLRPRLSAFPYRTPHPAVFLCSSATPPGPGVHGMSGHNAAKAVWRRLRQG from the coding sequence ATGCTCGATGCGGTCGTGGTGGGTGCGGGGCCGAACGGACTGACGGCTGCCGTGGAGCTGGCCCGCCGGGGGTTCTCCGTCGCCGTGTTCGAGGCGCGGGGCACGGTGGGCGGGGGAGCGCGTACCGAGGAGCTGACGCTGCCCGGTTTCCTGCACGACCCGTGTTCGGCGGCGCATCCGCTGGGGGTCAACTCGCCGGCGTTCCGCGCGATGCCGCTGGAGCGGTACGGCTTGGAGTGGCTGCACGCGGAGCTGCCCATGGCGCATCCGTTCCTCGACGGGTCGGCGGCGGTGCTGGCGCGGTCGGTGGCGGAGACGGCCGCGTCGTTCGGGCCTCGTGACGCGGGCGCGTACCGCAGGCTTGTGACGCCGTTCCTGTCGAAGTGGGACACCCTGGCGCACGACTTCATGTCATTGCCGCTGACGTCGCTGCCCCGGGATCCGGTCACGCTTGCCCGGTTCGGGCTGGCCGGGCTGCCGCCGTCGACGTGGCTGATGCGCCGTTTCCGCGACGAGCGGGCCCAGGCGCTGTTCGCGGGGCTGGTGGCGCATGTGATCGCCCCGCTCGGGGGGATCGGCACGGGCGCGGTGGGCCTGGTCTTCGCGCTGGCCGCGCACGCCCGGGGCTGGCCGGTGGCCCGCGGCGGTTCGCAGTCGGTGTCGGACGCGCTCACCGCCTATCTGCTGGATCTCGGCGGCACCGTCCACACGGACTACGAGGTGAAGCGGCTGGACGATCTGCCGCCCGCGCGCGCGTACGTCTTCGACACCTCGCCGACGGCGCTGGCCCGTATCGCCGGGTTCGGGCGCTACTACGAGGGTTACCGGTACGGGGCGGGTGTCTTCAAGGTGGACTACGCGCTGGACGGGCCGGTGCCGTGGACCGCACGGGAGGCCCGGTCGGCCGGCACGGTGCAGGTGGGGGCGAGCAGGGCGGAGATCGGTACGGCGTTGCGGGCGGCTTCGCGCGAGGGCCGGGCTCCGGACGCGCCGTTCCTGATCACCGTGCAGCCGAGTGTGGTGGACCCCTCCCGGGCTCCCGAGGGCAAGCAGGTGTTCTGGGCGTACGGTCATGTTCCGAACGGCTGGACCGGCGACCTCACGGACGCGATCGAGCGGCAGTTGGAGCGGTTCGCGCCGGGTTTCCGTGACCGGGTTCTGGCCCGTGCGACGGCCGGACCGCCCGAGCTCGCGGCGCGTGACGCCAACTATGTGGGCGGTGACATCGCGTGCGGTGCCGCCTCCGGGCTCCAGTTGCTGCTGCGGCCCAGGCTGTCCGCGTTCCCGTACCGCACTCCGCATCCGGCCGTGTTCCTGTGTTCCTCGGCCACGCCGCCGGGTCCGGGGGTGCACGGCATGTCGGGGCACAACGCGGCGAAGGCCGTGTGGAGGAGGCTGAGGCAGGGATGA
- a CDS encoding gamma-glutamyltransferase family protein, with amino-acid sequence MFTTRPTLQGTFGMVSSTHWLASQSAMAVLEDGGNAFDAAVAAGFVLHVVEPHLNGPAGEVPIVLAPAGGPVRVLCGQGVAPAGASVAHYRGLGLDLVPGTGPLAAAVPGAFDAWMVLLRDHGTRTLADVLKYAIGYAEDGHVPVERVGETVETVRELFETEWTSSAEVYLPGGRAPRPGELFRNPALAGTWRRLLAEVAGAGGREAEIEAAREVWRSGFVARALVRQAERPTVDTSGERHVGTLTAADLAGWSATYEEPVTYEWRGWTLCKAGPWSQGPVLLQQLALLPAELPAYGSAAYVHLLVEGCKLAMADREAWYGDAAGVPLDDLLSESYNAARRALVGEKASFELRPGGPGGREPVMSGHARVVASGAGGFDARGVPGAGEPTVARAAAEPEVTADGGTRGDTCHLDVVDRWGNMVAATPSGGWLQSNPVVPELGFPLGTRLQMAWLEEGLPNALTPGRRPRTTLTPSLALRDGVPVMAFGTPGGDQQDQWQTHFFLSVALRPRVRGGLDLQGAIDAPNWHNDSFPGSFFPRGMRPGSLTVESRMEEAVVEELRRRGHDVTVAGAWTEGRLCAVARDPETGVLSAAANARGMQGYAVGR; translated from the coding sequence ATGTTCACGACCCGACCGACGCTTCAGGGCACCTTCGGCATGGTGTCCTCCACGCACTGGCTCGCCTCGCAGTCCGCGATGGCGGTCCTGGAGGACGGTGGCAACGCGTTCGACGCCGCGGTCGCGGCCGGTTTCGTCCTGCACGTGGTGGAGCCCCATCTGAACGGTCCGGCGGGTGAGGTCCCGATCGTCCTGGCTCCGGCGGGCGGTCCGGTGCGGGTGCTGTGCGGGCAGGGTGTGGCGCCCGCCGGGGCGTCGGTCGCCCACTACCGGGGGCTGGGCCTGGATCTCGTGCCGGGGACGGGTCCGCTCGCCGCCGCGGTGCCGGGTGCGTTCGATGCGTGGATGGTGCTGCTGCGCGACCACGGCACGAGGACGCTCGCGGACGTCCTGAAGTACGCCATCGGGTACGCCGAGGACGGTCACGTGCCCGTGGAGCGGGTCGGCGAGACGGTGGAGACCGTGCGCGAGCTGTTCGAGACGGAGTGGACGTCGTCGGCGGAGGTGTATCTGCCGGGTGGCCGGGCGCCGCGTCCGGGCGAGCTGTTCCGCAATCCGGCGCTGGCGGGGACGTGGCGGCGGCTGCTGGCCGAGGTCGCCGGTGCCGGTGGCAGGGAGGCGGAGATCGAGGCGGCGCGGGAGGTGTGGCGTTCCGGGTTCGTCGCGCGGGCGCTGGTCCGGCAGGCGGAGCGGCCCACCGTGGACACCAGCGGTGAGCGGCACGTGGGTACGTTGACGGCCGCCGACCTGGCCGGCTGGTCGGCGACGTACGAGGAGCCGGTGACGTACGAGTGGCGGGGCTGGACGTTGTGCAAGGCGGGCCCGTGGAGTCAGGGGCCCGTCCTGTTGCAGCAGTTGGCGCTGCTCCCGGCGGAACTGCCGGCGTACGGTTCGGCGGCGTACGTGCATCTGCTGGTGGAGGGCTGCAAGCTGGCGATGGCCGACCGGGAGGCCTGGTACGGGGACGCGGCGGGGGTGCCGTTGGACGATCTGCTGTCGGAGTCGTACAACGCGGCGCGGCGGGCGCTGGTCGGTGAGAAGGCGTCGTTCGAGCTGCGGCCGGGCGGGCCGGGTGGCCGGGAGCCGGTGATGAGCGGGCACGCGCGCGTGGTGGCCTCGGGGGCGGGCGGTTTCGACGCGCGGGGGGTGCCGGGCGCGGGGGAGCCGACCGTGGCGCGGGCGGCGGCCGAGCCCGAGGTGACGGCGGACGGGGGCACCCGGGGCGACACCTGTCATCTGGATGTCGTGGACCGGTGGGGCAACATGGTCGCGGCGACGCCGAGCGGCGGCTGGCTGCAGTCCAATCCGGTGGTTCCGGAGCTGGGTTTCCCGCTCGGTACGCGGCTCCAGATGGCGTGGCTGGAGGAGGGTCTGCCGAACGCGCTGACTCCGGGGCGGCGGCCGCGTACGACGTTGACGCCGTCGCTGGCGTTGCGTGACGGGGTGCCGGTGATGGCGTTCGGTACGCCGGGCGGTGATCAGCAGGATCAGTGGCAGACGCATTTCTTCCTGTCGGTGGCGTTGCGTCCGCGGGTGCGGGGCGGGCTGGACCTGCAGGGTGCGATCGATGCCCCGAACTGGCACAACGACAGTTTTCCGGGCTCTTTCTTTCCGCGGGGTATGCGTCCGGGCAGTCTGACGGTGGAGTCGCGCATGGAGGAGGCGGTGGTGGAGGAGCTGCGTCGGCGGGGCCATGACGTGACGGTCGCCGGGGCGTGGACGGAGGGGCGGCTGTGCGCGGTGGCCCGGGATCCGGAGACGGGTGTGCTGTCGGCGGCGGCCAACGCGCGCGGGATGCAGGGGTACGCGGTCGGCCGGTGA